Proteins found in one Plasmodium knowlesi strain H genome assembly, chromosome: 12 genomic segment:
- a CDS encoding autophagy-related protein 12, putative produces the protein MSDSVIRYFPNFEKKPDMRESLFSRRNRKVKIAFKSISGTAVLKKNKILINGNETLESVLSFLKKVFNRNEHIYLYINNTIKPNLDDFLADLFDLYQVSNCLNISYSFTPAY, from the exons atgtcagACTCGGTGATACGTTATTTTCCGAACTTTGAGAAGAAGCCGGATATGCGCGAGAGCTTGTTCTCAAGGAGGAATAGAAAAG TCAAAATAGCCTTCAAAAGTATCAGTGGAACGGcggttttgaaaaaaaacaaaatactTATCAACGGAAATGAAACCCTCGAATCTGTGCTGAGTTTCCTCAAGAAGGTGTTTAACAGAAATGAACACATC TATCTATATATTAATAACACCATAAAGCCAAACCTCGATGATTTCCTTGCCGATCTTTTCGAT ctGTATCAAGTTTCGAACTGTCTAAACATCTCATATAGTTTTACTCCGGCGTATTAA
- a CDS encoding protein MGET, putative, which produces MNKLKDKKKGSENPEYPPKKEKGEVHTKRSSNNSNSCSNNSVGNSSSGNCFVKTSKNGTAGEGDNIINKIKELNLVLLQNKDIIDSLRQENESFSSQIANFVKKCKELQCICSEREKDIAKLKQNEKCLVLEISKRKKEKGELEDKINELEHEGTRKSAHISQVECEKNNLMKEVHERDKQINALQGSIKQLQGQITLIRNENAKNKQDVTNNLKKQDEINEHINCKDNKITILEEKTQKLNKIIRDKIEENENCKKKIQQQNAKIAHLSDKIQNLQKEQKNNEEKIKKYIDNIKSLKKNNHKMDERSMESQLEEQRKELEDTIFNSQVYKLSKQMGTRKKSANPSNVDKSAKGVKDVKGVKSEKSVKSIKSVKSVKSVKSVKSEKGANEGATSQMLSLNKRSHKNPHNSNSSASSSCGESSDGEIVSFSKKYNLSKNMNKAKEDTTRERKK; this is translated from the exons atgaataaattaaaagataaaaaaaaaggctccgAAAATCCAGAGTATCCTCCAAAAA aagaaaaaggggaagtacACACAAAAAGAAGCAGCAACAATAGCAACAGCTGCAGCAATAACAGCGTCGGCAACAGCAGCAGCGGAAATTGTTTTGTGAAGACGAGCAAAAATGGAACTGCTGGGGAGGGGGACAAcataattaataaaataaaggaactGAATTTAGTTTTGCTCCAAAATAAAGATATAATAGATAGCCTTCGACAAGAGAACGAGTCCTTTTCCTCCCAG ATCGCCAACTTtgtgaaaaaatgcaaagaacTGCAGTGCATATGTAGCGAGAGGGAAAAGGACATCGCCAAATTAAAgcagaatgaaaaatgtcTCGTGCTGGAAATAAGCAaacggaaaaaggaaaagggcgAACTGGAGGATAAAATAAACGAACTAGAACATGaaggaacaagaaaaagTGCACACATCTCTCAAGTGgaatgcgaaaaaaataatttaatgaAAGAGGTACATGAGAGagacaaacaaataaatgcTCTTCAAGGAAGCATAAAACAACTGCAAGGACAAATCACACTTATTCGCaacgaaaatgcaaaaaataaacaagaCGTAacgaataatttaaaaaaacaagacgaaataaatgaacatatAAACTGCAAGGACAACAAAATTACGATACTGGAAGAGAAGACgcaaaaattgaacaaaatcataagggacaaaatagaagaaaatgaaaattgtaaaaaaaaaatacaacagcAGAATGCAAAAATAGCCCACCTCAGTGATAAAATCCAAAATTtacagaaggaacaaaaaaataatgaagaaaaaataaaaaaatatattgataACAttaaaagtttaaaaaaaaataatcataaGATGGATGAAAGGAGTATGGAAAGCCAACTGGAGGAACAGCGGAAGGAGCTTGAGGATACCATATTTAACTCCCAAGTTTATAAATTGAGCAAACAAATGGGTACGCGCAAAAAAAGTGCCAACCCTTCGAATGTAGACAAAAGTGCAAAAGGTGTAAAAGATGTAAAAGGCgtaaaaagcgaaaaaagcGTAAAAAGCATAAAAAGCGTAAAAAGCGTAAAAAGCGTAAAAAGCgtaaaaagcgaaaaaggcGCAAATGAGGGGGCAACTAGCCAGATGCTTTCCCTCAATAAGCGTAGTCATAAAAACCCTCATAACAGCAACAGCAGCGCAAGCAGTAGCTGTGGAGAAAGCAGCGATGGAGAAATCGTCAGCTTTTCCAAGAAATACAatttaagtaaaaatatgaacaaggcAAAGGAAGACACAacaagggaaagaaagaaataa
- a CDS encoding mediator of RNA polymerase II transcription subunit 6, putative, with the protein MANGRTEIMAVSEEYYEPVVKKENKIEYVDNLYLSKNILNNRENALNYFYTSPFYTSRSHLSLNEKIRVGKIISDDEEGYLFDITYDNLAVLKKNEPEDLVSIHIYYNTNSIFHISLTHKYNVKNIMCKKIIQMFCILNGKIYSSRSFGELLNNKIANIVRNVEKFYDCVNNMMNFNITSNYNFERKMDEQLDNQHMNYRLEDVYISTKKKKTG; encoded by the coding sequence atggccAACGGAAGAACCGAAATTATGGCTGTCTCGGAGGAGTACTACGAACCAGtggtgaaaaaggaaaacaaaatcgaATACGTTGATAACCTATATTTATCGAAGAATATATTGAATAACAGAGAAAATGcattgaattatttttacacttCTCCATTTTACACAAGTAGAAGCCATCTCTCTTTAAATGAGAAAATACGGGTGGGGAAAATAATCagtgatgatgaagagggaTATTTATTTGATATCACCTACGATAATTTAgctgttttaaaaaagaatgagcCGGAAGATTTGGTCAGCATACACATTTATTACAACAcaaattccatttttcacatttccctaacacataaatataacgtgaaaaatattatgtgcaaaaaaatCATTCAAATGTTTTGTATTTTGAATGGCAAGATCTACAGTTCAAGATCTTTCGGGGAATTACTAAACAATAAAATTGCCAACATAGTACGTAATGTGGAAAAGTTTTACGACTGTGTTAATAACATGATGAACTTTAACATTACGTCTAACTACAATTTTGAGAGGAAGATGGATGAACAGTTAGACAATCAGCATATGAATTACCGCCTCGAGGATGTGTACATTTCcactaaaaagaaaaaaacaggcTAG